Genomic segment of Vibrio celticus:
AAAAGAAGAAGTAAAAGCACAGCCGATTACGATTCGTCCTTCTCGTCACGATGCAAAAACAACAGCAGTTCGTATCCCAGGCTACGAAAAGCTAAACAATGACCGTATTCTTTACGCTCACGCTAGCCGTATTCTGCACCTTGAGACAAACCCGTACTCAGGTCGTGCTCTGATTCAACGTCACGGTGATCGCGAACTTTGGGTTAACCAAGCGCCAATTCCATTGACCACAGAAGAGATGGACTACGTGTTTGGCCTTGCTTATAAGCGTGTTCCACACCCTATGTACGGCAAAGCGAAAATCCCAGCATACGACATGATCAAAACCTCGGTTAACATCATGCGTGGTTGTTTTGGTGGTTGTTCTTTCTGTTCAATCACAGAGCACGAAGGTCGTATCATTCAGAACCGTTCGAAAGAATCTATCTTGGATGAGATCGAAGACATTAAAGATAAAGTACCAGGCTTCACAGGTACTATTTCTGACTTGGGCGGCCCAACGGCGAACATGTACCGTTTAGGTTGTTCAGATCCAAAAGCTGAAATTAACTGTCGTCGCCCATCATGTGTGTTCCCGAAAATCTGTGAAAAGCTAAACACAGACCATCAACACACCATTGACCTGTACCGCTCTGCGAGAAAAGTACCGGGCGTTAAGAAGATCATGATCGCTTCTGGTGTACGTTACGACTTAGCGATTGAATCTCCAGAATACGTTCGTGAGCTCGTGACTCACCACGTTGGTGGTTACTTGAAGATTGCTCCAGAGCATACTGAAAAAGGCCCACTGGACCTGATGATGAAGCCGGGCATGGGCACTTACGATCGTTTCAAAGAGATGTTCGAGAAGTACAGCGCTGAAGCCGGTAAGAAACAGTATCTAATTCCTTACTTCATCTCTGCTCACCCGGGCACAGAAGATGAAGACATGCTTAACCTTGCAATGTGGCTGAAAAAGCACAACTACGAGTGTGACCAAGTACAGAACTTCTACCCATCGCCAATGTGTAACGCAACGTCGATGTACTACTCAGAGACTAACCCTCTGAAGCGCGTGAAATACAAAAAACGTGAAGATGTTCCAGTGCCTAAAGGCGATCGTCAACGTCGTCTGCATAAAGCATTGCTTCGTTACCACGATCCAGAAAACTGGAAGATCATCCGTGAAGCACTGATCAGCATGGGTAAAAAGCACCTAATTGGTGACAAAGCGAACTGCTTAGTGCCAGAAGAAGATTTTGAGGCTCAAACACCAGCACAGCGTCGTAAGTCTGGTCGTCATGGTTCACAACGTTTCGCAACTAAGCACAGTAAAGCTCAACCGGGTCTTGGTGGCGAAAGCCCACGTAACCATTCTAAGCCTAGTGGCAATAAGCCTAAACCGGGTGGTAAGAAGCCAACAGGTAGCCAAAACAACGGCAACCAGGGCAACGGAAAGCAGAACGGTAATGGTAATAAACCAGCGACTGGCTTCATCAAAAAAGCCCCTGCTAGTCAGCAATCTCAAGGCAATGGCGGCGGGAATGGCAAGCCAAACCGTAGCAAAGCGGG
This window contains:
- a CDS encoding YgiQ family radical SAM protein: MDALGWDSCDIIIVTGDAYVDHPSFGMAIIGRLLEAQGFRVGIIAQPKWDNKDAFMKLGKPNLFFGITAGNMDSMINRYTSDRKLRHDDAYTPNNEGGKRPDRATLVYSQRCREAYKGTPIVLGGIEASLRRVAHYDYWSDKVRRSVLFDAKADILLFGNAERALVEVAHRIADGEDMSTLTNIRGTAINLPVAPEGFKIIDSSRIEKPNKAYVPVNPYEVETQCDTKKDEKEEVKAQPITIRPSRHDAKTTAVRIPGYEKLNNDRILYAHASRILHLETNPYSGRALIQRHGDRELWVNQAPIPLTTEEMDYVFGLAYKRVPHPMYGKAKIPAYDMIKTSVNIMRGCFGGCSFCSITEHEGRIIQNRSKESILDEIEDIKDKVPGFTGTISDLGGPTANMYRLGCSDPKAEINCRRPSCVFPKICEKLNTDHQHTIDLYRSARKVPGVKKIMIASGVRYDLAIESPEYVRELVTHHVGGYLKIAPEHTEKGPLDLMMKPGMGTYDRFKEMFEKYSAEAGKKQYLIPYFISAHPGTEDEDMLNLAMWLKKHNYECDQVQNFYPSPMCNATSMYYSETNPLKRVKYKKREDVPVPKGDRQRRLHKALLRYHDPENWKIIREALISMGKKHLIGDKANCLVPEEDFEAQTPAQRRKSGRHGSQRFATKHSKAQPGLGGESPRNHSKPSGNKPKPGGKKPTGSQNNGNQGNGKQNGNGNKPATGFIKKAPASQQSQGNGGGNGKPNRSKAGNGQGGKPASNGKNRQRATQR